The proteins below are encoded in one region of Telopea speciosissima isolate NSW1024214 ecotype Mountain lineage chromosome 10, Tspe_v1, whole genome shotgun sequence:
- the LOC122642022 gene encoding acyl-CoA-binding protein-like isoform X2, with protein MGLKEEFDEYAVKAKTLPENTTNENKLILYGLFKQATVGQVNTSRPGMFSMTERAKWDAWKGVEGKSKDEAMSDYITKVKQLLEEAAASA; from the exons ATGGGTTTGAAG GAAGAATTTGATGAGTACGCTGTGAAGGCAAAGACTCTACCTGAGAACACAACTAATGAGAACAAGCTCATTCTCTATGGGCTTTTCAAGCAAGCAACCGTTGGACAAGTGAACACCA GCCGACCTGGGATGTTCAGTATGACGGAGAGGGCAAAGTGGGATGCATGGAAGGGAGTGGAAG GAAAATCAAAGGATGAAGCCATGAGTGATTACATCACCAAGGTGAAGCAGTTGCTGGAAGAAGCGGCTGCCTCTGCTTGA
- the LOC122642022 gene encoding acyl-CoA-binding protein-like isoform X1: protein MNKPVLDIHSIYRVSLLLISGRKLVGGQEETRVDMGLKEEFDEYAVKAKTLPENTTNENKLILYGLFKQATVGQVNTSRPGMFSMTERAKWDAWKGVEGKSKDEAMSDYITKVKQLLEEAAASA, encoded by the exons ATGAACAAGCCTGTCCTGGATATCCATTCTATTTATAGAGTCTCTCTACTTCTGATCTCTGGGAGAAAGCTGGTTGGAGGACAGGAGGAGACAAGGGTAGACATGGGTTTGAAG GAAGAATTTGATGAGTACGCTGTGAAGGCAAAGACTCTACCTGAGAACACAACTAATGAGAACAAGCTCATTCTCTATGGGCTTTTCAAGCAAGCAACCGTTGGACAAGTGAACACCA GCCGACCTGGGATGTTCAGTATGACGGAGAGGGCAAAGTGGGATGCATGGAAGGGAGTGGAAG GAAAATCAAAGGATGAAGCCATGAGTGATTACATCACCAAGGTGAAGCAGTTGCTGGAAGAAGCGGCTGCCTCTGCTTGA